One Nocardia sp. BMG111209 DNA segment encodes these proteins:
- a CDS encoding PhzF family phenazine biosynthesis protein translates to MEVLLHQIDAFADAPFTGNPAAVMPLLSWLPDDLLQQLAEENNLAETAFYTSALPIGAGLPPGEGPAFHLRWFTPMLEVDMCGHATLAAAAYLLEDMHPEAEQVQFFTRSGWLSVERAGEGLRMSLPALPSIDVEPDPALAAALGVRPLRALSGQDEIIVVATEHEVRTARPDFGAFPPLPRGVILTAPGDSADFVSRFFAPGVGVPEDPVTGSAHAQLTPLWSRDFGRTELSARQLSRRGGLLHCALVGDQVLLSGHCHRYLDGVVQLPD, encoded by the coding sequence ATGGAGGTTCTGCTGCATCAGATCGATGCGTTCGCCGACGCGCCGTTCACCGGAAATCCGGCGGCGGTGATGCCGCTGCTGTCCTGGCTGCCCGACGACCTGCTGCAACAGCTCGCCGAGGAGAACAACCTCGCCGAAACGGCCTTCTACACTTCGGCTCTGCCGATCGGGGCGGGCCTCCCGCCGGGCGAGGGGCCCGCGTTCCATCTGCGCTGGTTCACGCCGATGCTGGAGGTCGACATGTGCGGCCACGCGACCCTCGCGGCCGCCGCGTATCTGCTCGAGGATATGCACCCCGAGGCGGAGCAGGTGCAGTTCTTCACCCGCAGCGGCTGGCTGTCGGTCGAGCGCGCGGGCGAGGGGCTGCGGATGAGCCTGCCCGCGCTGCCGTCGATCGACGTCGAACCCGATCCGGCGCTGGCCGCCGCGCTCGGCGTGCGCCCGCTGCGCGCCCTGTCCGGACAGGACGAGATCATCGTGGTCGCCACCGAACACGAAGTGCGCACCGCCCGACCGGATTTCGGCGCCTTTCCACCGCTGCCCCGCGGCGTGATCCTGACCGCCCCCGGCGACAGCGCCGATTTCGTCTCCCGCTTCTTCGCCCCCGGCGTCGGCGTACCCGAGGATCCGGTCACCGGATCCGCCCACGCCCAGCTGACCCCGCTGTGGAGTCGCGACTTCGGCCGCACCGAACTGTCCGCGCGGCAGCTGTCCCGCCGCGGCGGCCTGCTGCACTGTGCCCTCGTCGGCGACCAGGTGCTGCTGTCCGGACACTGTCACCGCTACCTGGACGGCGTGGTGCAGCTGCCCGATTGA
- a CDS encoding group 1 truncated hemoglobin gives MSVTEPTTIYDRIGGHEALEAVVDAFYIRVLADQELAGFFTGTNMSRLKGRQVEFFAAALGGPDPYTGAPMKQVHQGRGITLHHFTLVAGHLAGTLTAAGVPPEIVEQIIGAVAPLSGEIASGA, from the coding sequence ATGAGCGTCACAGAACCCACCACGATCTATGACCGAATCGGCGGCCACGAAGCGCTGGAGGCGGTTGTCGACGCCTTCTACATCCGCGTCCTCGCCGACCAGGAACTCGCCGGATTCTTCACCGGTACCAACATGTCCCGCCTGAAGGGCCGTCAGGTGGAATTCTTCGCCGCCGCCCTGGGCGGTCCCGATCCCTACACCGGCGCGCCGATGAAGCAGGTGCACCAGGGCCGCGGCATCACCCTGCACCATTTCACCCTGGTCGCCGGGCATCTGGCCGGTACCCTCACCGCCGCCGGGGTTCCGCCGGAGATCGTCGAGCAGATCATCGGAGCGGTTGCGCCGTTGTCCGGTGAGATCGCCTCGGGCGCCTGA
- a CDS encoding RtcB family protein yields the protein MFPVELRGTRAQTLMWAHEHEVEPAALRQLRNIAQLEWVHGVRVMPDVHLGKGATVGSVIAMRDAVAPAAVGVDIGCGMEAVRTSLTAADLPAGLHGLRTRIEGAVPVGFGAHDDPVDVTRLEARVVGQHAAGTTLRAGWQRFWRAFGDLDPVAGPRESKAHKQMGTLGGGNHFIEVCLDTTDRVWVLLHSGSRNIGKELAERHMTVARALPHNQDLPDRDLAVFLSGTPEMAAYRRDLTWAQEYAARNRSVMLALVCSAVRDEFAGVPVTFDDPISCHHNYVAEEIIDGVPMLVTRKGAVRAGAGDLALIPGSMGTRSYVVRGKGNPASFESASHGAGRRMSRSAAKKQFTVADLIAQTEGVESRKDAGVVDEIPAAYKDIDEVIAAQADLVEVVATLRQVLCVKG from the coding sequence ATGTTTCCCGTCGAGCTGCGCGGTACCCGGGCGCAGACGCTGATGTGGGCCCACGAGCACGAGGTCGAGCCGGCCGCGTTGCGACAGTTGCGCAATATCGCGCAACTGGAATGGGTGCACGGCGTCCGTGTGATGCCGGACGTGCATCTCGGGAAGGGCGCCACCGTCGGTTCCGTCATCGCCATGCGCGACGCGGTCGCGCCGGCCGCCGTCGGGGTCGATATCGGCTGCGGGATGGAGGCGGTGCGGACCTCGTTGACCGCCGCCGATCTGCCCGCCGGACTGCACGGGTTGCGCACCCGCATCGAGGGCGCGGTGCCGGTCGGGTTCGGCGCGCACGACGATCCGGTCGATGTGACCCGGCTGGAGGCGCGGGTCGTCGGGCAGCATGCCGCAGGCACCACGCTGCGGGCCGGGTGGCAGCGGTTCTGGCGGGCCTTCGGGGATCTGGATCCGGTGGCGGGGCCGCGAGAGTCCAAGGCGCACAAGCAGATGGGCACCCTCGGGGGCGGTAACCACTTCATCGAGGTGTGCCTGGACACCACCGATCGGGTGTGGGTGCTGCTGCATTCGGGTAGCCGCAACATCGGTAAGGAGCTGGCCGAGCGGCATATGACCGTGGCTCGCGCGCTGCCGCACAACCAGGATCTGCCCGATCGCGATCTGGCCGTATTCCTGTCCGGCACACCGGAGATGGCCGCCTACCGACGCGACCTGACCTGGGCGCAGGAGTACGCGGCCCGCAACCGGTCGGTCATGCTCGCGCTGGTGTGTTCGGCGGTCCGGGACGAATTCGCCGGGGTGCCGGTGACATTCGACGATCCGATCTCCTGCCACCACAACTATGTGGCCGAGGAGATCATCGACGGTGTGCCGATGCTGGTGACCCGCAAGGGCGCGGTCCGGGCCGGGGCCGGGGATCTCGCGCTGATCCCGGGTTCGATGGGGACGCGGTCGTATGTGGTTCGGGGCAAGGGCAATCCGGCGTCGTTCGAGTCCGCCTCGCACGGTGCGGGCCGGCGGATGAGCCGCAGCGCCGCCAAGAAGCAGTTCACGGTGGCGGATCTGATCGCGCAGACCGAGGGCGTGGAGTCCCGCAAGGATGCCGGGGTGGTCGACGAGATTCCGGCCGCCTACAAGGATATCGACGAGGTCATCGCCGCCCAGGCGGATCTGGTCGAGGTGGTCGCCACCCTGCGGCAGGTGTTGTGCGTGAAGGGCTGA